A single Oleidesulfovibrio alaskensis DSM 16109 DNA region contains:
- a CDS encoding universal stress protein has product MEIRKILVPVDGSACSEKAAEYAANLAQLVGASVLVVNCRMALPPMLGRDSWEQARSALVKRSEVLLESYCDRMKDEGVEAACRVLEGAVDKAIAETAEAENCDLIVMGSRGHSELEGLLLGSVTHRVLQLADCPVTVIR; this is encoded by the coding sequence ATGGAAATCCGTAAGATCCTTGTTCCCGTGGACGGTTCGGCCTGTTCTGAAAAAGCGGCTGAATATGCCGCGAATCTGGCCCAGCTTGTGGGGGCTTCGGTGCTTGTGGTCAACTGCCGCATGGCGTTGCCGCCCATGCTGGGACGTGACAGCTGGGAACAGGCGCGTTCCGCTCTGGTCAAGCGTTCTGAAGTGCTGCTGGAATCGTATTGCGACCGCATGAAGGACGAAGGGGTGGAGGCCGCGTGCAGGGTGCTGGAAGGCGCTGTGGATAAAGCCATTGCCGAAACGGCAGAAGCCGAGAACTGCGACCTTATTGTCATGGGTTCGCGCGGGCATTCCGAACTGGAAGGTCTGTTGCTGGGCAGCGTGACGCACAGGGTTCTGCAGCTTGCCGACTGCCCTGTGACAGTTATCCGCTAG
- a CDS encoding DUF370 domain-containing protein: MQKQRLLNVGFGNFVVAERVVSIVNPASAPMRRLREEARDQGRLVDATQGRKTRSIIVTDSNHVILSAIQAETIGQRFIQEENS; encoded by the coding sequence ATGCAGAAACAAAGACTTCTTAATGTCGGGTTCGGCAACTTTGTGGTTGCCGAACGCGTGGTTTCCATAGTGAATCCCGCATCGGCTCCCATGCGCAGACTGCGTGAGGAAGCCCGTGATCAGGGGCGGCTTGTCGACGCCACACAGGGCCGCAAGACGCGGTCCATCATCGTCACCGATTCCAACCATGTCATACTGTCCGCCATTCAGGCGGAAACCATAGGACAACGTTTCATTCAGGAGGAAAACAGTTAA
- a CDS encoding ATP-dependent RecD-like DNA helicase, giving the protein MQDPAPQEEMDAQVELVGTLERVVFHNEENGYTVFRLKVQGNRDQVTVVGHMVEPQAGVALSLKGDWTENPRFGRQFQMSSFDQVLPATLEGIRHYLSSGLIKGVGEKMAGRIVETFGTGTFNVLDDEPERMLEVEGVGQKLMERIRDGWAEHRGIRDLIMFLQPHGVSTSYAVRIYRHYGQQALAVVRENPYRLAMDIRGIGFLTADAVAQKLGFARDCDLRAEAGLLYMLMRLTEDGHVYYPRDELVIQTSDKLEISAPMVDQAIDNLQLEERIVLDETDSGQAVYLSRYHRYESGISHYLRRILHSPKSVSGGDEDALVDEIVAGLDITLAEEQEQAVRTAARSKVMVLTGGPGTGKTTIINAIIKVFAAMKARILLAAPTGRAAKRMSETSGRESKTIHRLLEYIPREDGFSRNENNPLACSLLVVDEASMMDTMLMYHLLKAVPLGATVVFVGDVNQLPSVGPGNVLQDVIRSGVVDVVELVEVFRQAQESEIICNAHLINQGEIPSLESSKDRLSDFYFIRQEDPDRVADMVVDLVKNHIPRRFRLDSINDIQVLTPMHKGTAGAANLNTRLQEALNPKTLVIQRGERQFRLDDKVMQIRNNYEKDVFNGDIGRICRLDKEERELTVRFDEERNVVYEFSELDELVPAYAISVHKSQGSEYPAVVMPVLTQHYVLLQRNLLYTGVTRGKRLVVLVGSQRALAIAVKNNKMQKRFTYLAQRLARGV; this is encoded by the coding sequence ATGCAGGATCCCGCCCCGCAGGAAGAGATGGACGCACAGGTCGAACTGGTAGGCACACTGGAGCGTGTGGTTTTTCACAATGAGGAAAACGGATACACGGTGTTCCGGCTTAAGGTGCAGGGCAACCGCGATCAGGTGACGGTGGTGGGCCACATGGTGGAGCCGCAGGCCGGTGTGGCGTTGTCGCTCAAGGGGGACTGGACGGAAAATCCCCGTTTCGGCCGTCAGTTTCAGATGTCCAGCTTTGATCAGGTGCTGCCTGCCACCCTGGAAGGCATCCGGCATTATCTTTCTTCGGGCCTTATCAAAGGCGTGGGGGAAAAGATGGCGGGCCGCATCGTTGAAACCTTCGGCACCGGGACATTCAACGTGCTGGATGACGAACCGGAGCGCATGCTGGAGGTGGAGGGCGTCGGGCAGAAGCTTATGGAGCGCATCCGCGACGGATGGGCCGAGCACAGGGGTATCCGCGACCTCATCATGTTTTTGCAGCCCCACGGGGTAAGCACCTCGTACGCGGTGCGCATATACCGGCATTACGGTCAGCAGGCTCTGGCCGTGGTGCGCGAAAACCCCTACCGGCTGGCCATGGACATACGCGGCATAGGCTTTCTGACCGCAGATGCCGTGGCGCAGAAACTGGGTTTTGCCCGCGACTGCGACCTGCGTGCGGAGGCCGGTCTGCTCTACATGCTCATGCGTCTGACTGAGGACGGCCATGTGTACTACCCCCGCGACGAACTGGTCATACAGACTTCGGACAAGCTGGAAATTTCCGCGCCCATGGTCGATCAGGCCATAGACAACCTGCAGCTGGAAGAGCGCATCGTTCTGGATGAGACGGACAGCGGTCAGGCTGTGTATCTTTCGCGGTATCACCGGTACGAATCGGGCATATCGCATTATCTGCGCCGTATTCTGCATTCACCCAAATCCGTGTCCGGCGGCGACGAGGATGCGCTGGTGGACGAGATAGTCGCAGGACTGGACATCACGCTGGCCGAAGAGCAGGAGCAGGCCGTGCGCACCGCGGCCCGCAGCAAGGTAATGGTGCTTACCGGCGGTCCGGGTACAGGCAAGACCACAATCATCAACGCCATTATCAAAGTGTTCGCGGCCATGAAGGCGCGCATTCTGCTGGCTGCTCCCACGGGAAGAGCGGCTAAACGCATGAGCGAAACCAGCGGGCGCGAGTCCAAGACCATTCACCGGCTTCTGGAATACATCCCGCGCGAGGACGGTTTTTCGCGCAACGAGAACAATCCGCTGGCCTGCAGCCTGCTGGTGGTGGATGAAGCCTCGATGATGGACACCATGCTCATGTACCATCTGCTTAAAGCGGTGCCGCTGGGGGCCACTGTGGTTTTTGTGGGTGATGTGAATCAGCTGCCTTCCGTCGGGCCGGGCAACGTGCTGCAGGATGTCATCCGGTCGGGCGTGGTGGACGTGGTGGAACTGGTGGAAGTGTTCCGGCAGGCGCAGGAAAGTGAAATAATCTGCAACGCACACCTTATCAATCAGGGCGAGATTCCGTCGCTGGAATCTTCCAAAGACCGGTTGAGCGATTTTTATTTCATCAGGCAGGAAGACCCGGACCGCGTGGCCGATATGGTTGTCGATCTGGTGAAAAATCATATTCCCCGCAGATTCCGGCTGGACTCCATAAATGATATTCAGGTGCTGACGCCCATGCACAAGGGAACAGCCGGCGCCGCCAACCTGAATACGCGGCTGCAGGAGGCTCTTAACCCCAAAACGCTGGTCATTCAGCGCGGCGAGCGGCAGTTCCGGCTGGACGACAAAGTGATGCAGATACGCAATAATTACGAAAAAGATGTCTTTAACGGAGACATAGGGCGCATCTGCAGGCTTGATAAGGAAGAGCGCGAGCTGACTGTCCGGTTCGACGAAGAACGTAATGTGGTGTACGAATTTTCAGAGCTGGATGAACTGGTTCCTGCCTATGCCATATCAGTGCACAAGTCGCAGGGGTCGGAATATCCCGCCGTGGTCATGCCTGTGCTGACACAGCACTATGTGCTGCTGCAGCGCAACCTGCTGTATACCGGTGTCACCCGCGGCAAGCGGCTGGTGGTGCTGGTGGGATCGCAGCGCGCGCTGGCCATTGCCGTCAAAAATAATAAGATGCAGAAACGCTTTACGTATCTGGCGCAGCGCCTGGCCCGCGGGGTATGA
- a CDS encoding NlpC/P60 family N-terminal domain-containing protein, with the protein MISLRVVCVLLGCMLLAGGCAPRVVQPPFPAPPAVRDIDCLEQDLMVYARALPQPDAPLLTLQEQERQTGFFLRRFFAAWDMRAPSMPRHTMFADLRATLDGKGWGANLLPVPPARTESLWQRCRTGEYPSLAVPAIITGNTSLRMAPDDEPFFRDPARAGEGYPFDYFQYSALWAGMPVFVVHASSDGGWLLCETPLAAGWVRARDVAYVDSGFMNAYRTGMYAAVVADDTPLRTAEGRWVLTAHTGAVFPVDKADAAGLVLRVPVRGADGGAGIRLVHVSYGAAARMPLPLTPVAVAMVGNGMMRQPYGWGGLLENRDCSAAMHDLFAPFGIWLPRNSSQQARAGALVSLEEMTPPQREAHILEQGVPFFSFIWMRGHIGLYLGPDRQDCAAGKPLMFHNVWGIRTGGGRAPEGRLVIGRAVVTTLHAGEEYPQVRKNWMLDRIRGLTLLPPQVP; encoded by the coding sequence ATGATTTCATTGCGTGTTGTCTGTGTGCTGCTGGGCTGTATGCTTCTGGCGGGCGGGTGCGCCCCCCGCGTGGTGCAGCCGCCTTTTCCCGCCCCTCCCGCCGTGCGCGACATTGACTGTCTGGAACAGGACCTCATGGTGTACGCGCGGGCGCTGCCGCAGCCCGATGCTCCGCTGCTGACTCTGCAGGAGCAGGAACGGCAGACCGGTTTTTTTCTGCGCCGCTTTTTTGCCGCATGGGATATGCGTGCTCCGTCCATGCCGCGTCACACCATGTTTGCCGACCTGCGGGCCACTCTGGACGGTAAAGGCTGGGGAGCCAACCTGCTGCCCGTACCCCCCGCGCGTACGGAGTCGCTGTGGCAGCGCTGCCGTACCGGAGAATATCCATCGCTGGCAGTTCCTGCCATTATCACCGGCAATACCTCGCTGCGCATGGCGCCGGACGACGAACCCTTTTTCCGCGATCCGGCCAGAGCGGGCGAGGGCTATCCTTTTGATTATTTCCAGTACAGTGCGTTATGGGCCGGTATGCCCGTTTTTGTGGTGCACGCTTCGTCCGACGGCGGATGGCTGCTGTGCGAAACGCCGCTGGCCGCCGGGTGGGTGCGCGCCCGCGATGTGGCGTATGTGGATTCCGGGTTTATGAACGCGTACAGAACCGGAATGTATGCTGCTGTTGTGGCAGACGATACTCCGCTGCGGACGGCGGAAGGCCGCTGGGTGCTTACGGCCCATACCGGTGCTGTTTTTCCGGTGGACAAGGCTGATGCCGCCGGTCTTGTTCTGCGGGTGCCCGTACGCGGGGCGGACGGAGGCGCGGGTATCCGGCTGGTGCATGTTTCGTACGGTGCGGCGGCGCGTATGCCGCTGCCGCTTACCCCCGTGGCGGTGGCCATGGTGGGCAACGGCATGATGCGGCAGCCCTACGGGTGGGGCGGTCTGCTGGAAAACCGCGATTGTTCGGCCGCCATGCATGATCTGTTTGCCCCCTTCGGCATCTGGCTGCCGCGCAATTCATCACAGCAGGCACGGGCCGGAGCGTTGGTGTCGCTGGAAGAAATGACTCCCCCGCAACGCGAGGCGCATATTCTGGAACAGGGTGTGCCTTTTTTCAGTTTTATCTGGATGCGCGGACATATCGGCCTGTATCTGGGGCCTGACCGGCAGGACTGCGCAGCGGGAAAACCGCTCATGTTTCACAACGTGTGGGGCATCCGGACCGGCGGCGGACGTGCGCCCGAAGGGCGTCTGGTCATCGGGCGGGCGGTGGTGACCACCCTGCACGCCGGCGAAGAATATCCGCAGGTGCGTAAGAACTGGATGCTCGACCGTATCCGCGGACTCACGCTGTTGCCGCCGCAGGTTCCCTGA
- the mtaB gene encoding tRNA (N(6)-L-threonylcarbamoyladenosine(37)-C(2))-methylthiotransferase MtaB has protein sequence MSEHPTRFYAATLGCKINQYETQALREVWLARGFTEVQSAAEADLVLVNTCAVTAKAVSDVRATVRQAHRANPLARIVVTGCAAQVLGDELAALPGVAAVVPQDAKAGLKQWPQGAVSAPSGSGAAQDFPDMQVSGYTRARAVVKVQDGCSHRCTYCIVPFTRGPSRSRAPHDIADEVRRLLQGGFRELILSGVNLRQYGRDLAMPADFWDVVARLGNEFGPEWAGRARLRISSLEPGQLGSKALDTLAANPLVSPQLHLSLQSGSASVLRRMGRGHYTPQPLLDFLHSLRGIWPVYGLGADILMGFPGETLEEFEETLAFCRELPLTYAHVFPYSRRPGTAAADMKDQLPVAEKKARAAAVRAVAAEKKDAFLQSLLRRDSLHVVLQSLSPARGVSEFYTDCRFDSVPDGATLREIRSARPLEVRKGVLIVSPQ, from the coding sequence ATGAGCGAACATCCTACACGATTTTATGCGGCCACTCTGGGCTGCAAGATAAACCAGTATGAAACGCAGGCGCTGCGCGAAGTGTGGCTGGCCCGCGGTTTTACGGAAGTACAGAGTGCGGCCGAGGCGGATCTTGTGCTGGTGAATACCTGCGCGGTGACGGCAAAAGCCGTCAGCGACGTGCGCGCCACGGTACGGCAGGCGCACAGAGCCAACCCCCTTGCCCGCATAGTGGTCACCGGCTGTGCCGCACAGGTGCTGGGCGATGAGCTGGCAGCCCTGCCCGGCGTGGCCGCGGTGGTACCGCAGGACGCCAAGGCAGGCCTGAAACAGTGGCCGCAGGGCGCGGTGAGTGCACCTTCCGGCAGCGGCGCGGCACAGGATTTTCCCGATATGCAGGTCAGCGGGTACACGCGTGCCCGCGCGGTGGTCAAGGTGCAGGACGGCTGTTCGCACCGCTGTACATACTGTATTGTACCGTTTACGCGCGGTCCTTCGCGCAGCAGGGCGCCGCACGACATTGCAGACGAGGTGCGCAGGCTGCTGCAGGGCGGGTTCCGCGAACTTATTCTGAGCGGGGTGAACCTGCGGCAGTACGGGCGCGACCTTGCCATGCCCGCGGACTTCTGGGATGTGGTGGCGCGGCTGGGCAACGAGTTCGGTCCGGAGTGGGCCGGCAGAGCAAGGCTGCGTATCAGTTCGCTAGAGCCGGGGCAGCTTGGTTCCAAGGCTCTTGATACGCTGGCAGCCAATCCGCTGGTCAGCCCGCAGCTGCATCTTTCCTTGCAGAGCGGCAGCGCATCGGTGCTCCGGCGCATGGGACGGGGCCACTATACACCGCAGCCGCTGCTTGATTTTCTGCATTCTCTGCGCGGTATCTGGCCGGTATACGGTCTTGGCGCTGATATTTTGATGGGATTTCCCGGCGAAACCCTTGAGGAATTTGAAGAAACGCTGGCTTTCTGCCGCGAGCTTCCGCTTACCTATGCGCATGTGTTTCCGTATTCCCGACGTCCGGGGACGGCGGCAGCGGATATGAAGGACCAACTGCCGGTGGCGGAAAAAAAGGCCCGTGCTGCGGCGGTGAGGGCTGTTGCGGCGGAAAAGAAAGATGCTTTTCTGCAGTCGCTGCTCAGGCGGGACAGCCTGCATGTGGTGCTGCAGAGCCTGTCCCCGGCCCGCGGGGTGAGTGAATTCTATACCGACTGCCGCTTTGACTCGGTGCCCGATGGTGCTACACTGCGTGAAATACGCAGCGCCCGTCCTTTAGAAGTGCGCAAAGGTGTTTTGATTGTTTCACCGCAGTAG
- the aroC gene encoding chorismate synthase, producing MSGSTFGRVFRLTTYGESHGAGLGGVVDGCPAGIALTEAMIQAELDRRRPGQGGPAATARKEPDRVRLLSGVFEGRTTGTPVAFHVENTDQRSRDYGDIMHVYRPGHADVTYDAKYGRRDYRGGGRSSGRETLSRVAGGAVAQALLAECGITVNAFTVELGGVPARPEDPAGAQDRPFFAPEEDIVAQWDALVRNVKGRGDTVGGIVQVEAYGVPAGLGEPVFDRLDARLACALMSVGAVKGVEIGAGFAAARLTGSSNNDAMTARGYAGNNAGGILGGISSGQTVVARAAVKPIPSIAQEQHTVDDSGREVILRVGGRHDISAIPRIVPVLKAMTALTLADMLLMQRRMTAVRA from the coding sequence ATGAGCGGCAGTACCTTTGGCCGTGTTTTCAGACTGACGACCTACGGCGAATCGCACGGTGCCGGTCTGGGTGGCGTGGTGGACGGCTGTCCGGCGGGAATTGCCCTGACGGAAGCCATGATTCAGGCCGAGCTTGACCGCCGCAGACCCGGGCAGGGCGGCCCCGCCGCCACGGCGCGTAAAGAGCCTGACAGAGTGCGGCTGCTTTCCGGCGTGTTCGAGGGCCGGACAACGGGCACTCCTGTGGCCTTTCATGTGGAAAATACGGACCAGCGTTCCCGCGATTACGGCGATATAATGCACGTTTACCGTCCGGGGCATGCCGATGTCACATATGATGCCAAGTACGGCCGGCGCGACTACCGTGGCGGCGGACGTTCGTCAGGCCGCGAGACGCTTTCACGCGTGGCGGGCGGTGCGGTGGCGCAGGCGCTGCTGGCGGAATGCGGCATAACCGTCAATGCCTTTACCGTGGAATTGGGCGGTGTGCCCGCGCGGCCGGAAGACCCCGCAGGGGCCCAGGACAGACCTTTTTTTGCGCCGGAAGAAGACATTGTGGCGCAGTGGGATGCTCTGGTGCGCAACGTGAAGGGCAGGGGCGATACGGTGGGCGGCATCGTGCAGGTTGAAGCTTACGGAGTTCCCGCCGGTCTGGGCGAGCCTGTGTTTGACAGGCTTGATGCGCGCCTTGCCTGTGCGCTTATGTCGGTGGGTGCCGTAAAAGGGGTGGAAATAGGAGCGGGGTTTGCCGCAGCGCGTCTGACGGGCAGCAGCAACAACGACGCCATGACCGCCCGCGGATACGCCGGAAACAATGCCGGCGGTATTCTGGGCGGTATTTCGTCAGGGCAGACCGTTGTGGCCCGCGCCGCCGTCAAGCCCATTCCTTCCATCGCGCAGGAGCAGCACACGGTGGATGATTCCGGCCGCGAAGTGATTCTGCGCGTGGGCGGCAGACACGATATAAGTGCTATACCGCGCATTGTGCCTGTTCTTAAAGCTATGACCGCACTGACACTGGCCGACATGCTGCTGATGCAGCGCCGTATGACCGCCGTGCGTGCATAA
- a CDS encoding MFS transporter, translated as MKQFLSGPRAGISSGLPVLYTVAATQFIMPFMFSGVAVTLPVMGQEFGAGGTALGLVESIYLAATGALLLPLGRLADMAGHAPLFRSGVLLYAVSTLLLSFTQDMTTFILLRLVQGTGAAMTMASNMALLTKAIPRSERGRAMGIAVASVYLGLSAGPFLGGAIATHLGWRWLYILGTPPLALAYLLARRNLKERWQPVTEPFDWAGAALSVCAVGLAVFGGPRLAAGPGGILALAGSMVCGALFLVVESRTANPLLDLALLRRNKTFSFATAAQFINYAATFGITFLFSLYLQNARGMTAQETGTVLLVQPLVQTLLSPLCGRLADSMPAHRIATAGMACCTAGTLMAAMTGADTSMAFMLTMFVVLGVGFALFASPNMSIIMGSVQTGRYGIASAMAASMRTLGMVLSMVLVTAAMSLHTGDAVVTAENADAFISAMRWSFAVFSALGGFGVALSLFASLSPDAPRE; from the coding sequence ATGAAACAATTTCTTTCCGGCCCCCGCGCGGGCATATCGTCAGGACTGCCGGTGCTGTACACCGTGGCCGCCACCCAGTTCATCATGCCGTTCATGTTTTCGGGCGTGGCCGTCACCCTGCCGGTCATGGGGCAGGAGTTCGGGGCGGGCGGCACGGCGCTGGGGCTTGTGGAATCCATTTATCTTGCCGCCACGGGCGCTCTGCTGCTGCCTTTGGGCAGGCTGGCCGACATGGCGGGGCACGCCCCGCTTTTCCGCTCGGGCGTGCTGCTGTACGCCGTTTCCACACTGCTGCTCAGTTTTACGCAGGACATGACAACCTTCATTCTGCTGCGTCTTGTGCAGGGCACCGGCGCTGCCATGACCATGGCGTCCAACATGGCCCTGCTGACCAAAGCCATTCCGCGCAGCGAACGCGGCAGGGCCATGGGCATAGCGGTGGCCAGCGTGTATCTGGGGCTTTCTGCAGGGCCGTTTCTGGGAGGCGCCATCGCCACGCATCTGGGCTGGCGCTGGCTGTACATACTGGGAACACCGCCGCTGGCGCTGGCCTATCTGCTGGCACGCCGCAACCTTAAAGAACGCTGGCAGCCCGTAACGGAACCATTTGACTGGGCCGGGGCCGCGCTTTCGGTCTGCGCCGTGGGTCTGGCTGTTTTCGGCGGGCCCAGACTGGCGGCCGGCCCCGGCGGCATACTGGCACTGGCCGGCAGCATGGTCTGCGGCGCACTTTTTCTGGTGGTAGAATCACGCACAGCCAATCCGCTGCTCGACCTTGCCCTGCTGCGGCGCAACAAAACGTTCAGCTTTGCCACGGCTGCCCAGTTCATCAATTATGCCGCAACATTCGGCATCACATTTCTGTTCAGTCTGTATCTGCAGAACGCCCGCGGCATGACTGCGCAGGAGACCGGCACCGTATTGCTGGTACAGCCTCTGGTGCAGACGCTGCTTTCGCCGTTGTGCGGACGGCTGGCAGACAGCATGCCCGCGCACCGCATAGCCACGGCGGGCATGGCATGCTGCACCGCGGGCACCCTGATGGCGGCCATGACCGGCGCAGACACGTCCATGGCTTTCATGCTGACCATGTTTGTGGTGCTGGGGGTGGGTTTTGCCCTGTTTGCATCGCCCAACATGAGCATCATCATGGGCAGCGTGCAGACCGGCCGCTACGGCATAGCCTCGGCCATGGCGGCCAGCATGCGCACGCTGGGCATGGTACTCAGCATGGTTCTGGTAACCGCCGCCATGTCGCTGCATACGGGCGATGCCGTGGTGACCGCAGAAAACGCCGACGCCTTTATTTCGGCCATGCGCTGGTCGTTTGCCGTTTTTTCGGCACTGGGAGGCTTCGGAGTGGCACTTTCTCTTTTCGCCTCGCTTTCGCCGGATGCCCCCCGCGAATAA
- the aroL gene encoding shikimate kinase AroL translates to MERIFLIGARACGKTTAGRILAEKLGWRCADTDEMVQRRAGCSIADMVARDGWPVFREAEAGALQAACALTRVVVSTGGGMVLRADNRAALREGGIVFYLCAPAAVLASRLVLDPVVSQRPSLTGGNPAAEIAAVLAERDTLYRETAHHVVDACQPAAAVAGQMLRLLAAAG, encoded by the coding sequence ATGGAGCGTATTTTTCTGATCGGGGCGCGGGCCTGCGGCAAAACGACGGCGGGCCGTATTCTGGCGGAAAAACTGGGCTGGCGGTGTGCTGATACCGATGAGATGGTGCAGCGCAGGGCAGGGTGCAGCATTGCGGACATGGTGGCCCGCGACGGGTGGCCGGTGTTCCGTGAGGCGGAAGCCGGGGCGCTGCAGGCGGCGTGTGCGCTGACACGGGTGGTGGTCTCCACCGGCGGCGGCATGGTGCTGCGCGCGGATAACCGCGCGGCGCTGCGCGAGGGGGGCATTGTGTTTTATCTGTGCGCTCCTGCGGCTGTTCTGGCATCCAGACTGGTGCTGGACCCTGTGGTCTCGCAGCGGCCTTCGCTGACAGGGGGGAACCCTGCGGCCGAGATTGCCGCCGTGCTGGCGGAACGCGATACCCTGTACCGCGAGACGGCGCATCATGTGGTGGATGCCTGTCAGCCTGCCGCAGCGGTTGCCGGACAGATGCTGCGGCTGCTGGCTGCCGCGGGATGA
- a CDS encoding YicC/YloC family endoribonuclease, giving the protein MLRSMTGFGRCTKESPDWTQTWEIRSVNSRHLDIKWRLPGFLRGYESRLEKVLRRFGSRGRVDVSLSLDIRRQGLDGVSFNTRQAASMLEQLTGFAAERGDAFVPDYNRLLNLSYLWEDASGELDETLLGSLEEGLAAALADWNKARETEAQALLADLETRIGRMRGWAEIIAAKAPAIKDEKFTTLRERIAEILEREGLELEPNRFLQEITIMSDKLDISEEITRMDAHLTRLGELLHQGTDAGKRLDFTLQECFREINTCGNKVQDPSVSRVVVDFKNELEKCREQVQNIE; this is encoded by the coding sequence ATGCTTCGTAGTATGACCGGCTTCGGCCGTTGCACCAAGGAAAGCCCCGACTGGACCCAGACATGGGAGATCCGCAGCGTGAACAGCCGCCATCTGGATATCAAATGGCGTCTGCCCGGTTTTCTGCGCGGGTATGAATCCCGGCTGGAAAAGGTGCTGCGCCGGTTCGGTTCGCGCGGTCGGGTGGACGTCTCGCTTTCGCTGGATATCCGGCGGCAGGGACTGGATGGTGTCAGCTTCAACACGCGTCAGGCCGCATCCATGCTGGAGCAGCTGACCGGTTTTGCCGCAGAGCGCGGCGATGCCTTTGTACCCGACTATAACCGGCTGCTTAATCTTTCCTACCTGTGGGAAGATGCTTCCGGCGAACTGGACGAAACACTGCTGGGCAGTCTGGAAGAAGGGCTGGCCGCGGCTCTGGCCGACTGGAACAAGGCGCGCGAGACCGAGGCTCAGGCTCTGCTGGCCGATCTGGAAACCCGCATAGGCCGTATGCGCGGCTGGGCGGAAATCATTGCGGCCAAGGCCCCTGCCATCAAGGATGAAAAATTCACAACGCTGCGCGAGCGCATTGCCGAAATTCTTGAACGTGAAGGGCTGGAGCTGGAACCGAACCGTTTTCTGCAGGAAATCACCATCATGTCCGACAAGCTGGACATAAGCGAAGAAATCACCCGCATGGACGCGCACCTGACACGGCTGGGCGAGCTGCTGCATCAGGGCACCGATGCCGGCAAGCGGCTTGATTTCACCCTGCAGGAGTGCTTCCGCGAAATCAACACCTGCGGTAACAAGGTGCAGGATCCTTCGGTCTCGCGCGTTGTGGTTGATTTTAAGAATGAGCTGGAAAAATGCCGTGAGCAGGTGCAGAACATCGAGTAA
- a CDS encoding aminotransferase class I/II-fold pyridoxal phosphate-dependent enzyme — MYEFPRMHRLPPYVFAVVGELKMQLRRQNVDIVDMGMGNPDMPTPQHIVEKLNEAAAKGVNHRYSVSRGIPNLRKAICEWYMRKFDVYLDPDKEAVVTMGAKEGLSHLALAMLSPGDVVFAPDPTYPIHTYAAIIAGADVRRIPIGKGRDFFEDLLAATRQTWPQPKLLMLSYPHNPTTELATLEFFQKVVDFAKEHKMYVVHDMAYADLAFDGYEPPSFMQADGAKDVGVEFYSMSKSYSMAGWRVGFCVGNREMVHALTRIKSYLDYGIFQPIQIAATVALNGPEDCVKEIVDTYRQRRDVLCEGLNRVGWPIEPPKATMFAWAEIPEPFRQMGSVEFSKLLLREAGVAVSPGLGFGHFGDHHVRFALIENPHRIKQAIKGIKRVLSGSSCG, encoded by the coding sequence ATGTACGAATTTCCACGCATGCACAGACTGCCCCCCTACGTTTTTGCCGTAGTGGGCGAACTGAAGATGCAGCTACGTCGTCAGAACGTGGATATCGTGGACATGGGTATGGGAAACCCAGACATGCCCACCCCGCAACATATTGTCGAAAAGCTGAACGAAGCCGCGGCCAAGGGCGTCAATCACCGTTACTCCGTATCCAGAGGCATACCCAACCTGCGCAAGGCCATCTGCGAATGGTACATGCGCAAGTTCGATGTTTATCTGGATCCTGACAAAGAAGCCGTGGTGACCATGGGCGCCAAGGAAGGACTTTCCCACCTTGCCCTTGCCATGCTTTCGCCCGGCGACGTGGTGTTTGCGCCCGATCCGACGTACCCCATCCACACTTACGCGGCCATCATCGCGGGTGCGGACGTGCGTCGTATTCCCATCGGCAAAGGCCGCGACTTTTTTGAAGACCTGCTGGCGGCAACGCGCCAGACATGGCCCCAGCCCAAGCTGCTGATGCTCAGCTACCCTCACAATCCCACCACCGAACTGGCGACACTCGAATTTTTCCAGAAGGTTGTGGACTTTGCCAAAGAACACAAGATGTATGTCGTGCACGACATGGCCTATGCCGATCTTGCGTTTGACGGATACGAGCCGCCCAGCTTTATGCAGGCCGATGGTGCCAAGGACGTGGGTGTTGAATTTTACTCCATGTCCAAAAGCTATTCCATGGCCGGATGGCGTGTAGGTTTCTGCGTGGGCAACCGTGAAATGGTGCACGCGCTTACCCGCATCAAATCATATCTTGATTACGGTATTTTCCAGCCCATCCAGATAGCCGCCACTGTGGCGCTGAACGGGCCGGAAGACTGTGTGAAGGAAATTGTGGATACATACCGCCAGCGCCGCGACGTGCTGTGCGAAGGGCTGAACCGCGTGGGATGGCCCATTGAACCGCCCAAGGCCACCATGTTTGCCTGGGCCGAAATTCCTGAACCTTTCCGTCAGATGGGTTCTGTGGAATTTTCGAAACTGCTGCTGAGAGAGGCCGGTGTGGCCGTTTCGCCCGGACTCGGCTTCGGGCACTTCGGCGACCACCACGTGCGGTTTGCCCTTATTGAAAATCCCCATCGCATCAAGCAGGCGATAAAGGGTATAAAACGAGTACTATCAGGGAGCTCCTGTGGCTAG